A region of Longimicrobium sp. DNA encodes the following proteins:
- a CDS encoding beta-ketoacyl synthase N-terminal-like domain-containing protein: protein MDAIAIVGMAGRFPGADGVDAFWANLRAGVESIRRFRDDELERAVDPAERADPAYVPARGVVEGVELFDAPFFGFTPREAELTDPQHRLLLEVAWEALEHAGLRPRGYAGSVGVFAGAGGNSYLVNHLVPAGRLAGTAGAFQASIHNKNDHLSTRIAYKLDLRGPAVTVQTACSTSLVAVATACQALADWQCDAALAGGSNVVVPQRAGYLYHEHGIGSPDGHCRAFDARARGTVAGNGAGMVVLKRLSDALADGDTVHAVIRGWAVNNDGAAKVGYTAPGVDGQAAVVAAAQALAGVAPETITYVEAHGTGTALGDPIEVRALTRAFRRATRKTGFCALGSVKTNIGHLDAAAGVAGLIKTVLALAHREIPPSLHFTSPNPEIDFAAGPFRVAAELVPWEADGAPRRAGVSSFGLGGTNAHVVLEEAPAPPPAAPARPRQLLVLSAQSEGALEEATGRLAAYLRANPDVPLADVAYTLQAGREPFENRRVLVCAGRDDALAALETLAPERVLTRAQKAVRRPVFFLFPGQGAQHAGMARELYEVEPVFRAALDRGLELAAPHVAADLRALLFPSPDRVEEADEALRRTENAQPALFLVEHALALLWRSWGIEPAGMLGHSIGEYTAACLAGVMELGDAVRLVAARGRLMGSVPPGAMLSVPLPEAEVAALLGGELSLAAVNGPELCVVSGPHAAVERLKEALDARGVAARGLRTSHAFHSWMMDPVLDAFRAEAARTPLHPPRIRYLSNLTGRWITDGEATDPGYWVEHLRRTVRFGDGVEALLADPDAVLLEVGPGRALRSMARWHPRKLPGQVMAASLPAPRDAAGDHESMLHAVGQLWLAGVEPDWAKLHGGPRRKIPLPAYPFQRRRHWVDAPVDGARPAPARRASGERAELADWFHLPTWKESVGPAAAPDAAALCEAGPWLVLAPEDGVGDRLAWRLQTAGADVVRVRPGDAFARLGDDVWAVDPRSAEDYGRLLEELAASGRRPRRVAHLWGVEETGIDAEDGGLGALLALVRALGAGGGGELDLCLVTAGAQEVAGGGVERPERAMLAGAAPVVAREHPSIRCRSVDVALPGADFEAARLVERLAWEMTAGGGEPLVAYRGGRRWVRAFEPVALPAPAPGLAAPLRQGGVYLVTGGLGGIGLELAAHLARTARARLVLVGRSLFPDAADWDAWVRGHDAADPVRRTIERLREIEAAGGEVLVHRADAADPGAMRGAVAAAEARFGAVHGVVHAAGVPGGGLIRTRAAKDVAAVLAPKVGGARVIGELFPEPGLDFVALCSSRMAVAGRAGQADYAAANAFLGAFARAYRARTGTLTVAIDWPAWERVGMAARARGGAPAAPVRVVGHPLVDACVAEGATRSEFATAMSPASRWVVDEHRIAGHAVVPGVAYIEMVRAALGGGRGRPVRFRDVFFLTPLRVRDGEVREERLELEREGDGFRFAAWSGEGAARRDHALGRVFPGEPAAPPRLDLGAIRARCGEERADAREDDREDDLGPRWRSIRGLRLGERELLLELELPAAFEADLEEMDFHPALLDRTQGIAKNFLAGAGYWLPFGYRRLDVHAPMTRHVFAWARLRDGDGGGETITFDFTLASPAGEVLVEVDGFVQKRMKDPGAELRALAEEDARAAAPAPAPAGFGIQPEEGVEAFARILAAGLEGEVVVSPEDFEAWRAGSADAAAAGPASAASDAEPAPARAAAPAAAGDVEQRLIEVWREVLGVERVGVHDNYFELGGDSVQAIQIIHQAKRWGIELTPEQFFRHETVAGLAAAVRAAAAPPADGAAAEEPAAAPEPAAPAVVAPAAISAADLDRLSALIRRADERRDADPPVPHPV from the coding sequence ATGGACGCGATCGCCATCGTGGGGATGGCCGGGCGCTTTCCCGGCGCGGACGGCGTGGACGCCTTCTGGGCGAACCTCCGCGCGGGGGTGGAGTCGATCCGCCGCTTCCGCGACGACGAGCTGGAGCGCGCGGTGGACCCGGCGGAGCGCGCCGACCCGGCGTACGTCCCGGCCCGCGGCGTGGTGGAGGGGGTGGAGCTCTTCGACGCCCCCTTCTTCGGCTTCACCCCGCGCGAGGCGGAGCTCACCGATCCCCAGCACCGCCTGCTCCTGGAGGTGGCGTGGGAGGCGCTGGAGCACGCGGGGCTGCGGCCGCGCGGCTACGCCGGGTCCGTGGGCGTCTTCGCCGGGGCGGGGGGGAACAGCTACCTGGTCAACCACCTGGTCCCCGCCGGGCGGCTGGCGGGGACGGCCGGCGCCTTCCAGGCCTCGATCCACAACAAGAACGACCACCTCAGCACCCGCATCGCCTACAAGCTGGACCTGCGCGGCCCCGCCGTGACGGTGCAGACGGCGTGCTCCACCTCGCTGGTCGCCGTGGCGACGGCGTGCCAGGCGCTGGCCGACTGGCAGTGCGACGCGGCGCTGGCCGGCGGCTCCAACGTGGTGGTGCCGCAGCGCGCCGGGTACCTGTACCACGAGCACGGGATCGGCTCGCCCGACGGGCACTGCCGCGCCTTCGACGCCCGGGCGCGCGGGACGGTGGCGGGGAACGGGGCGGGGATGGTGGTCCTCAAGCGGCTCTCCGACGCCCTGGCCGACGGAGACACGGTGCACGCGGTGATCCGCGGGTGGGCGGTGAACAACGACGGGGCGGCGAAGGTGGGGTACACCGCGCCCGGGGTGGACGGCCAGGCCGCGGTGGTGGCCGCCGCGCAGGCGCTGGCCGGCGTCGCGCCCGAGACCATCACGTACGTGGAGGCGCACGGGACGGGGACGGCGCTGGGCGACCCGATCGAGGTGCGGGCGCTCACCCGCGCCTTCCGCCGCGCCACCCGGAAGACGGGCTTCTGCGCGCTGGGGTCGGTGAAGACCAACATCGGCCACCTGGACGCCGCCGCCGGGGTCGCCGGGCTGATCAAGACCGTCCTGGCGCTGGCGCACCGCGAGATCCCGCCGTCGCTGCACTTCACCTCTCCCAACCCGGAGATCGACTTCGCCGCCGGGCCCTTCCGCGTGGCCGCGGAGCTCGTGCCCTGGGAGGCCGACGGCGCGCCGCGGCGGGCCGGCGTCAGCTCGTTCGGGCTGGGCGGGACCAACGCGCACGTGGTGTTGGAAGAGGCGCCCGCGCCCCCGCCCGCCGCCCCGGCGCGCCCGCGCCAGCTCCTGGTCCTCTCCGCGCAGTCGGAGGGGGCGCTGGAGGAGGCGACCGGGCGGCTGGCGGCGTACCTCCGCGCCAACCCCGACGTCCCGCTGGCGGACGTCGCCTACACGCTGCAGGCCGGGCGCGAGCCCTTCGAGAACCGCCGCGTCCTGGTCTGCGCCGGCCGCGACGACGCCCTGGCCGCGCTGGAGACGCTCGCGCCGGAGCGGGTGCTGACCCGCGCGCAGAAGGCGGTCCGCCGCCCCGTCTTCTTCCTCTTCCCCGGCCAGGGGGCGCAGCACGCGGGAATGGCGCGCGAGCTCTACGAGGTGGAGCCGGTCTTCCGCGCCGCGCTGGACCGCGGGCTGGAGCTGGCCGCCCCGCACGTCGCGGCCGACCTGCGCGCCCTCCTCTTCCCGTCTCCCGACCGCGTGGAGGAGGCGGACGAGGCGCTGCGGCGGACCGAGAACGCGCAACCGGCGCTCTTCCTGGTGGAGCACGCGCTCGCGCTGCTCTGGCGCTCGTGGGGGATCGAGCCGGCGGGGATGCTGGGGCACAGCATCGGCGAGTACACGGCAGCCTGCCTGGCCGGGGTGATGGAGCTCGGCGACGCGGTGCGGCTGGTGGCGGCGCGCGGCCGGCTGATGGGGTCCGTCCCGCCGGGCGCCATGCTCTCCGTCCCCCTCCCCGAGGCCGAGGTGGCGGCGCTGCTGGGCGGCGAGCTGTCGCTGGCGGCGGTGAACGGCCCGGAGCTGTGCGTGGTCTCCGGCCCGCACGCGGCGGTGGAGCGGCTGAAGGAAGCGCTCGATGCCCGCGGCGTGGCCGCGCGAGGCTTGCGCACCTCGCACGCCTTCCACTCGTGGATGATGGACCCCGTGCTGGACGCCTTCCGCGCCGAGGCCGCCCGCACCCCGCTCCACCCTCCGCGCATCCGCTACCTCTCCAACCTCACCGGCCGGTGGATCACCGACGGCGAGGCCACCGATCCCGGCTACTGGGTGGAGCACCTGCGCCGCACCGTCCGCTTCGGCGACGGGGTGGAGGCGCTCCTCGCCGATCCCGACGCGGTCCTCTTGGAGGTCGGCCCCGGGCGCGCGCTGCGGAGCATGGCGCGCTGGCACCCGCGCAAGCTCCCCGGCCAGGTGATGGCCGCCTCGCTCCCCGCCCCCCGCGACGCCGCGGGCGACCACGAGTCGATGCTGCACGCCGTGGGACAGCTCTGGCTGGCGGGCGTCGAGCCGGACTGGGCGAAGCTGCACGGCGGGCCGCGCCGGAAGATCCCCCTGCCGGCGTATCCCTTCCAGCGCAGGCGCCACTGGGTGGACGCGCCCGTCGACGGCGCGCGCCCGGCCCCGGCCCGCCGCGCCTCCGGGGAGCGGGCGGAGCTGGCCGACTGGTTCCATCTCCCCACCTGGAAGGAGTCGGTGGGGCCCGCGGCGGCGCCGGACGCGGCCGCGCTGTGCGAGGCGGGCCCCTGGCTGGTGCTGGCGCCGGAGGACGGGGTGGGCGACCGGCTGGCGTGGCGGCTCCAGACCGCCGGCGCGGACGTCGTCCGGGTGCGCCCGGGCGACGCCTTCGCCCGGCTGGGCGACGACGTTTGGGCGGTGGACCCCCGGTCGGCCGAGGACTACGGGCGGCTCCTGGAGGAGCTGGCGGCGTCCGGCCGGCGGCCCCGGCGCGTGGCGCACCTCTGGGGCGTCGAGGAGACGGGGATCGACGCGGAGGACGGCGGGCTGGGCGCCCTCCTGGCGCTGGTCCGCGCGCTCGGCGCGGGGGGCGGCGGGGAGCTCGACCTCTGCCTGGTGACCGCGGGGGCGCAGGAGGTGGCGGGCGGCGGGGTGGAGCGGCCGGAGCGGGCGATGCTGGCCGGCGCGGCGCCGGTGGTGGCGCGCGAGCACCCGTCGATCCGCTGCCGCTCGGTGGACGTCGCCCTGCCGGGCGCCGACTTCGAGGCGGCGCGGCTGGTGGAGCGCCTGGCGTGGGAGATGACGGCCGGCGGCGGTGAGCCGCTGGTGGCGTACCGCGGCGGCCGCCGCTGGGTGCGCGCCTTCGAGCCGGTGGCGCTCCCGGCGCCGGCGCCCGGGCTCGCCGCGCCGCTCCGCCAGGGCGGCGTCTACCTGGTCACCGGCGGGCTGGGGGGGATCGGGCTGGAGCTGGCGGCGCACCTGGCGCGGACGGCGCGGGCGCGGCTGGTGCTGGTCGGGCGCTCCCTCTTCCCCGACGCGGCGGACTGGGACGCCTGGGTGCGCGGCCACGACGCGGCCGACCCCGTGCGGCGCACCATCGAGCGGCTGCGGGAGATCGAGGCCGCCGGCGGCGAGGTCCTGGTCCACCGCGCCGACGCGGCCGACCCGGGGGCCATGCGCGGCGCCGTCGCGGCGGCCGAGGCGCGCTTCGGGGCGGTGCACGGGGTGGTCCACGCGGCCGGCGTCCCCGGCGGCGGGCTGATCCGCACGCGCGCGGCGAAGGACGTGGCCGCGGTGCTGGCGCCCAAGGTGGGCGGCGCGCGGGTGATCGGGGAGCTCTTCCCCGAGCCCGGGCTGGACTTCGTGGCGCTCTGCTCGTCGCGGATGGCGGTGGCGGGGCGCGCGGGGCAGGCGGACTACGCGGCGGCCAACGCCTTCCTGGGCGCCTTCGCCCGCGCGTACCGGGCGCGGACGGGGACGCTTACGGTGGCCATCGACTGGCCGGCGTGGGAGCGGGTGGGGATGGCGGCGCGCGCGCGCGGCGGAGCGCCGGCGGCGCCCGTGCGCGTGGTGGGCCACCCGCTGGTGGACGCGTGCGTGGCGGAGGGCGCGACGCGCTCGGAGTTCGCCACCGCGATGTCGCCCGCGAGCCGCTGGGTGGTGGACGAGCACCGCATCGCCGGGCACGCGGTGGTCCCCGGCGTGGCGTACATCGAGATGGTGCGCGCGGCGCTGGGCGGCGGGCGCGGCCGGCCGGTCCGCTTCCGCGACGTCTTCTTCCTCACCCCGCTGCGCGTGCGCGACGGCGAGGTGCGCGAGGAGCGGCTGGAGCTGGAGCGCGAGGGCGACGGCTTCCGCTTCGCCGCGTGGAGCGGCGAGGGCGCCGCGCGGCGCGACCACGCGCTGGGCCGCGTCTTCCCGGGCGAGCCCGCCGCGCCGCCTCGTCTCGACCTGGGCGCCATCCGCGCCCGCTGCGGCGAGGAGCGCGCCGACGCCCGCGAGGACGACCGCGAGGACGACCTGGGCCCGCGCTGGCGGAGCATCCGCGGGCTGCGCCTGGGCGAGCGCGAGCTCCTCCTGGAGCTGGAGCTTCCCGCGGCGTTCGAGGCGGACCTGGAGGAGATGGACTTCCATCCCGCGCTCCTCGACCGGACGCAGGGGATCGCCAAGAACTTCCTGGCGGGGGCGGGCTACTGGCTCCCCTTCGGCTACCGGCGGCTGGACGTGCACGCGCCGATGACGCGCCACGTCTTCGCCTGGGCGCGCCTGCGCGACGGGGACGGCGGCGGCGAGACCATCACCTTCGACTTCACGCTGGCGAGCCCTGCCGGCGAGGTGCTGGTGGAGGTCGACGGCTTCGTGCAGAAGCGGATGAAGGACCCCGGCGCCGAGCTGCGCGCCCTGGCCGAGGAGGACGCCCGGGCCGCCGCGCCCGCGCCGGCTCCCGCGGGCTTCGGCATCCAGCCGGAGGAGGGGGTGGAGGCGTTCGCGCGCATCCTGGCCGCGGGGCTGGAGGGGGAGGTGGTCGTCTCGCCGGAGGACTTCGAGGCGTGGCGCGCCGGCTCCGCGGACGCGGCCGCCGCCGGCCCGGCCTCCGCCGCGAGCGACGCGGAGCCGGCTCCCGCGCGGGCGGCCGCTCCCGCGGCGGCGGGCGACGTCGAGCAGCGGCTGATCGAGGTCTGGCGGGAGGTGCTGGGGGTCGAGCGCGTGGGCGTGCACGACAACTACTTCGAGCTGGGGGGCGACTCGGTGCAGGCGATCCAGATCATCCACCAGGCGAAGCGGTGGGGGATCGAGCTCACCCCCGAGCAGTTCTTCCGGCACGAGACCGTCGCCGGGCTCGCCGCCGCCGTCCGCGCCGCCGCCGCCCCGCCGGCCGACGGCGCCGCCGCGGAGGAGCCCGCCGCCGCGCCCGAGCCCGCCGCGCCCGCCGTCGTCGCGCCCGCGGCGATCAGCGCGGCGGACCTGGACCGGCTCTCCGCGCTCATCCGCCGCGCCGACGAGCGCCGCGACGCCGATCCGCCGGTCCCCCATCCCGTCTGA
- a CDS encoding amino acid adenylation domain-containing protein, with protein sequence MENVESVYPLAPMQQAILLHRLESPDRDQYVEQITFDLHGDLDAGALERAWRHVIARHPAARTAFFWEGLEQPLQVVRRQVETSVDLRDWRGLPADEREARFRRLVDDERRRGFDVALAPLMRLAGARVADGAYRFAWSCHHLALDGWSASLFLGELFAAYEAFARGGEPGLPPAPRFEAYVAWLRGQDFAEAEAYWRAALAGAEPRRLALDGPVPPPAQPDGRYGMISTVLPAEAADRLREAARRHRLALNTVFQGAWALALADYGAGRDVVFGATASGRPAAVPGAEAMLGVFMTVVPVRAAVDRGARAAEWLRALQEAQGRARPHEHCSPVQLQRWSGLAPGEPLLDTMLTFQNLPGVGTRALRVGPVEVRAFAKVREEEGFGYGLVLEAVPGEEVELYLTYAEERFGRESAEHLAEHFRDLLEEIAADAGRPLSALPRMTAAERRRVLVEWNEPGRAAPEAPRTLHGLIEARAARDPGALAVACDGRTLAYAELDARADRLARALRARGAGPEVLVGVCLDRSVECIVALLGVLKSGGAYLPLDPGYPRERLRYLLEDSGARVVVTDSAVRARVVDPLGIAPQAVLEIDGLDVESDGEGGGDGSAAGGAGPGHLAYVIYTSGSTGRPKGVMVEHGPAASHSLLFAELYGIGPGDRFLQFAAMGFDASLEQILPPLAAGAAVAMRGGEPWHAGEFFARAAELGVTVADLTAAYWRRVVQECDGRPARPGPLRLVTVGGEAFPAEAAPAWEEGASVRVVNAYGPTEAVITATAHDVDPGADAAGRLVPIGGPIPRRSVYVLDDEGEPVPPGVVGELYVGGRLLARGYRGRPALSASRFVPDPFSAEPGGRMYRTGDRARWSPRGELEFLGRVDEQVKIRGHRIEPGEVEGALLEHEGVAEAAVVAHPDARGENRLVAYVVAADGAPVPPRELRAFLRERLPETMVPAVFVPLDALPLTPNGKVDRKALPAPAGEAQPAGTYVAPRRAAEGVLAGIWCEVLGVERVGAEDNFFELGGHSLVATRVISRVREAFGVELPLRTLFESQTVRSLAARIQALARAGGGAEPPAVVPVPREGELPLSFAQERLWLVDQLDPGSSAYNVAAGLRMRGALDAAALARALGEVVRRHEVLRTTYRTGEDGRPFQVIGPPHAVPLPVVDLSEIDAEAREPLARRLAREEAQRPFSLSAGPLMRCTLVRLGDEEAVALFTLHHIASDEWSAGIVVHEVSALYGAYLSGEPSPLGDPPAVQYADYAAWQRAWPREMVEAQLGWWRERLAGTPPALALPFDRPRPARVPHWGKLRTLDLPPELVRAVKALCRAEGATLFMATTAAFAALLRHLAGEDDLWIGANAANRAHVETERLIGCFVNQVVLRVDASGDPPLRALLRRVREATLGAYAHEEVPFEQAAEAAHPGRSTARDPLFRVKVDFVEERSLRDLDLPGVALSPLESDDTPVRYDLLFAAADTGDGLVLSLSYAPVLFDAATVSRLLDHVAAVLETMAAEPDAPLSAVSARLAADEARAREASQARLRTASLERLALRRGRTPSHQQAGTP encoded by the coding sequence ATGGAAAACGTAGAAAGCGTCTACCCGCTCGCGCCGATGCAGCAGGCCATCCTGCTGCACCGGCTCGAGTCTCCCGACCGCGACCAGTACGTCGAGCAGATCACCTTCGACCTGCACGGCGACCTGGACGCGGGGGCGCTGGAGCGCGCCTGGCGGCACGTGATCGCCCGGCACCCGGCGGCGCGGACGGCGTTCTTCTGGGAGGGGCTGGAGCAGCCGCTGCAGGTGGTCCGCCGCCAGGTGGAGACGTCCGTCGATCTGCGCGACTGGCGCGGCCTCCCCGCAGACGAGCGCGAGGCGCGCTTCCGCCGGCTGGTGGACGACGAGCGGCGGCGCGGCTTCGACGTGGCGCTCGCGCCGCTGATGCGGCTGGCGGGGGCGCGGGTGGCGGACGGGGCGTACCGCTTCGCGTGGAGCTGCCACCACCTGGCGCTGGACGGCTGGTCGGCCTCGCTCTTCCTGGGCGAGCTCTTCGCCGCCTATGAGGCCTTCGCCCGCGGCGGCGAGCCGGGGCTCCCCCCCGCGCCGCGCTTCGAGGCGTACGTGGCCTGGCTCCGCGGCCAGGACTTCGCCGAGGCCGAGGCGTACTGGCGCGCGGCGCTGGCCGGCGCCGAGCCGCGGCGGCTGGCGCTGGACGGCCCCGTCCCCCCGCCGGCGCAGCCCGACGGGCGGTACGGGATGATCTCGACCGTCCTCCCGGCCGAGGCGGCGGACCGGCTGCGCGAGGCCGCGCGGCGGCACCGGCTCGCGCTCAACACCGTCTTCCAGGGCGCCTGGGCGCTCGCGCTGGCCGACTACGGCGCCGGGCGCGACGTGGTCTTCGGCGCCACCGCCTCCGGGCGCCCCGCCGCCGTCCCCGGCGCCGAGGCCATGCTGGGCGTCTTCATGACCGTCGTCCCCGTGCGCGCGGCCGTCGACCGGGGCGCGCGCGCGGCGGAGTGGCTGCGGGCCCTGCAGGAGGCGCAGGGGCGCGCGCGGCCGCACGAGCACTGCTCCCCCGTCCAGCTGCAGCGGTGGAGCGGCCTCGCCCCCGGCGAGCCGCTGCTGGACACCATGCTCACCTTCCAGAACCTCCCCGGCGTGGGCACGCGCGCGCTGCGGGTGGGCCCGGTGGAGGTCCGCGCCTTCGCGAAGGTGCGCGAGGAGGAGGGCTTCGGCTACGGGCTGGTGCTGGAGGCGGTGCCGGGGGAGGAGGTCGAGCTGTACCTGACCTACGCCGAGGAGCGCTTCGGGCGCGAGTCGGCGGAGCACCTGGCCGAGCACTTCCGCGACCTGCTGGAGGAGATCGCCGCCGACGCCGGCCGCCCGCTCTCGGCGCTGCCGCGGATGACGGCGGCCGAGCGGCGGCGGGTGCTGGTGGAGTGGAACGAGCCCGGCCGCGCCGCCCCCGAGGCGCCTCGCACCCTGCACGGGCTGATCGAGGCGCGGGCCGCGCGCGACCCCGGCGCCCTCGCCGTGGCCTGCGACGGGCGGACGCTCGCCTACGCCGAGCTGGACGCGCGGGCGGACCGGCTGGCGCGCGCGCTCCGGGCGCGCGGCGCGGGGCCCGAGGTGCTGGTCGGCGTCTGCCTGGACCGCTCGGTGGAGTGCATCGTGGCGCTCCTGGGCGTGCTGAAGTCCGGCGGCGCCTACCTCCCGCTCGATCCGGGCTATCCCCGCGAGCGGCTCCGCTACCTCCTGGAAGACTCCGGCGCCCGCGTGGTGGTGACCGACTCCGCCGTGCGCGCCCGCGTCGTCGACCCGCTGGGGATCGCCCCCCAGGCCGTGCTGGAGATCGACGGGCTCGACGTCGAGAGCGACGGCGAAGGCGGCGGCGACGGCTCCGCGGCGGGCGGGGCGGGCCCGGGGCACCTGGCGTACGTGATCTACACCTCCGGCTCCACCGGGCGGCCGAAGGGGGTGATGGTGGAGCACGGACCCGCCGCCTCGCACTCCCTCCTCTTCGCCGAGCTGTACGGCATCGGCCCGGGCGACCGCTTCCTGCAGTTCGCCGCGATGGGCTTCGACGCGTCGCTGGAGCAGATCCTCCCGCCGCTCGCGGCCGGCGCCGCCGTGGCCATGCGCGGCGGCGAGCCGTGGCACGCGGGCGAGTTCTTCGCGCGCGCGGCGGAGCTCGGCGTGACCGTGGCGGACCTGACGGCGGCGTACTGGCGGCGCGTGGTGCAGGAGTGCGACGGCCGCCCCGCCCGCCCCGGCCCCCTGCGGCTGGTCACGGTGGGCGGCGAGGCCTTCCCGGCCGAGGCGGCGCCGGCGTGGGAGGAGGGAGCGTCGGTGCGCGTGGTGAACGCCTACGGCCCCACCGAGGCCGTGATCACCGCCACCGCGCACGACGTGGACCCCGGGGCGGACGCCGCCGGGCGCCTGGTGCCGATCGGCGGGCCGATCCCGCGGCGCTCCGTCTACGTCCTGGACGACGAGGGCGAGCCGGTGCCGCCGGGCGTGGTGGGCGAGCTGTACGTGGGCGGCCGGCTCCTGGCGCGCGGCTACCGCGGCCGGCCGGCGCTCTCCGCCAGCCGCTTCGTCCCCGACCCCTTCTCGGCCGAGCCGGGCGGCCGGATGTACCGCACCGGCGACCGCGCGCGCTGGAGCCCTCGCGGCGAGCTGGAGTTCCTGGGCCGCGTGGACGAGCAGGTGAAGATCCGCGGCCACCGCATCGAGCCGGGCGAGGTGGAGGGCGCGCTCCTGGAGCACGAGGGGGTGGCCGAGGCCGCCGTGGTGGCGCACCCGGACGCGCGCGGCGAGAACCGCCTGGTCGCCTACGTGGTGGCGGCCGACGGGGCGCCGGTCCCGCCGCGCGAGCTGCGCGCCTTCCTGCGCGAGCGGCTCCCGGAGACGATGGTGCCGGCCGTCTTCGTCCCCCTGGACGCCCTCCCGCTCACCCCCAACGGCAAGGTGGACCGCAAGGCGCTCCCCGCGCCCGCCGGAGAGGCGCAGCCGGCCGGGACGTACGTGGCGCCGCGCCGCGCCGCCGAGGGGGTGCTGGCGGGGATCTGGTGCGAGGTGCTGGGGGTGGAGCGCGTGGGCGCGGAGGACAACTTCTTCGAGCTGGGCGGCCACTCGCTGGTGGCCACGCGCGTGATCTCCCGCGTCCGCGAGGCGTTCGGGGTGGAGCTCCCGCTGCGCACCCTCTTCGAGTCGCAGACGGTGCGGTCGCTGGCGGCGCGCATCCAGGCGCTGGCGCGCGCCGGCGGCGGCGCCGAGCCGCCGGCCGTGGTCCCCGTCCCGCGCGAGGGCGAGCTCCCCCTCTCCTTCGCCCAGGAGCGGCTCTGGCTGGTCGACCAGCTGGACCCCGGGAGCTCCGCCTACAACGTGGCCGCGGGGCTGCGCATGCGCGGCGCGCTGGACGCCGCCGCCCTCGCCCGCGCGCTGGGCGAGGTGGTGCGCCGCCACGAGGTGCTGCGCACCACCTACCGCACCGGCGAGGACGGCCGCCCCTTCCAGGTGATCGGCCCGCCGCACGCCGTTCCCCTCCCGGTCGTCGACCTCTCGGAGATCGACGCGGAGGCGCGCGAGCCGCTGGCGCGGCGGCTGGCGCGCGAGGAGGCGCAGCGGCCCTTCTCGCTGTCGGCCGGCCCGCTGATGCGCTGCACGCTCGTGCGGCTGGGCGACGAGGAGGCGGTGGCGCTCTTCACCCTCCACCACATCGCCAGCGACGAGTGGTCGGCGGGGATCGTGGTGCACGAGGTGTCGGCGCTGTACGGCGCGTACCTCAGCGGCGAGCCGAGCCCGCTGGGCGATCCGCCGGCCGTGCAGTACGCCGACTACGCCGCCTGGCAGCGCGCCTGGCCGCGGGAGATGGTGGAGGCGCAGCTGGGGTGGTGGCGCGAGCGGCTGGCGGGGACGCCGCCCGCGCTGGCGCTCCCCTTCGACCGGCCGCGCCCGGCGCGCGTCCCCCACTGGGGGAAGCTGCGGACGCTCGACCTCCCCCCGGAGCTGGTGCGCGCGGTGAAGGCGCTCTGCCGCGCCGAGGGCGCCACGCTCTTCATGGCGACGACCGCGGCCTTCGCCGCGCTCCTGCGCCACCTGGCGGGGGAGGACGACCTGTGGATCGGCGCCAACGCCGCCAACCGCGCCCACGTCGAGACCGAGCGGCTGATCGGCTGCTTCGTCAACCAGGTGGTGCTGCGGGTGGACGCCTCGGGCGACCCCCCGCTCCGTGCGCTCCTGCGCCGCGTCCGCGAGGCCACGCTGGGCGCCTACGCGCACGAGGAGGTCCCCTTCGAGCAGGCGGCCGAGGCGGCGCACCCCGGGCGCTCCACGGCGCGCGACCCCCTCTTCCGCGTCAAGGTGGACTTCGTGGAGGAGCGCTCGCTGCGCGACCTGGACCTTCCCGGGGTGGCGCTCTCCCCGTTGGAGTCCGACGACACCCCCGTCCGCTACGACCTCCTCTTCGCCGCCGCCGACACCGGCGACGGGCTCGTCCTCTCGCTGAGCTACGCCCCCGTCCTCTTCGACGCCGCCACCGTCTCGCGCCTCCTGGACCACGTGGCCGCCGTCCTGGAGACGATGGCCGCGGAGCCCGACGCGCCGCTCAGCGCCGTCTCGGCGCGGCTGGCGGCCGACGAGGCGCGGGCGCGGGAAGCCAGCCAGGCGCGGCTGCGGACGGCGAGCCTGGAGCGGCTGGCGCTCAGGCGGGGCCGCACCCCTTCCCACCAACAGGCAGGCACGCCATGA